DNA from bacterium:
TCGACTTACCACAAAAATTAATCGATGCTTTATCGAGCGCGCGCAACAATGCAAGCACTTTAAGCACAGAAATACCCCATCAGAATCCCTTGGTTCAGGGGGAAGTCGAAATCAATACGACAACCATGGGCAACACCGAATTACAAGCCTTATACGAACGCATCAGTACTTATAAAGACGCCAAACTCAAAGAACAACTCTTGGCACAACTCAAACAAGAACGCCCCGACTTCAAGCCTCAAATAGATGCTAAACAATTCTTGCAACATGTGGCTTATGGTGAACAAATTGAGGCAGAAGCCTTACTTCAAAAAGCCCCTGAATTAGCCCAAGCGCTCTTAAAAGCCCATGACATACCCTTCACCGACTACTCAGGGCGAACCTTCACTTGCACCGCTTATGAATACGCGTATTGGGCCAAAGACACGCATATGCAGCGGATGTTAGAAAAACACATCCAACAAAATGAAGAAACACGAAGTCTTATTCTAACAAAGGCTCAGACCATAGAAGAATTAGTGACACCGCAAGCCGCTTCAGGACTTTTTGAACATCCAAGACCACGAGGATTACAGTACACCACCCAAGATAAAGAGGGAAAAACGATAACGCATTGTGAGGCACATTTTGACCTGACGCCATTAAAAGAAGCATTAAAGCATTATTTAGAGGAGCATGATAAGAATCTTGATAAGTCTGAAGCTGATTGGGATGTACTCGATAAAATATGGATAGAAGAAGTGGGTCGTGCACAGCGCGATGTGCCTGCACATATTGCTCAAGAATATTGTCATCCTAATCGGTCTTTTGAGGATGTAACTAAGGACAAAGCTTTGTTGGATGCTCAGAACCCTGCCAATCTAAAGCGGCAGCTCAAGTTTTATAACTATGAGACTGACAAGTATGATTTGTGGTTTTGCCCGGGCGGTTACTCTATAGATTCTGGTCTAGGGCTTTCATTCGGAATATTACGCGCCGCGATGCCATGCGCGCTGGGGTTGCGGGTGGGGCGTGAGTGCGATGTGGGTGTCGTGATGGATTTCGAGGCCGTCAAGGCCATTGATGAAGCGAGAACGTGTGACCTTAGACAGTCACTAAGCAATCTAAGTCAGCCACCAACTGCACAGTCGTCTCAATCTCACGGTATTTAGTGAATAGTAGACCCGCGGCAATTCCTGCGATGTAACTATCACGACAGCTGTGAATAAATTGAAGTAGTACGGTTCGATAATGCCAACTTTGACTCGTTCTCACCCACCAGGCCAGCCATGCGTTCAAGTAGCGTCTGATTCGTGGGATAGAAAATCCATCAATAACCATAAGCCTAACTTGCTCACGTGCATTTCTTAGTGTTCTCGCATGCGGAACAATTGGGATTTGCTCAGGATTTGCTTCATCGGCAATGATTAAGTTGTTATTACCCCCCCCCCATGTT
Protein-coding regions in this window:
- a CDS encoding SidC, whose translation is PDIDTAMGFNARTATPAEYIEALLGYCAPNLFDDKTESPFNALTQAEDWSIATQFLLGIANIYDVSQNKVGPSANFGRILDGNAKLSQELAQTLAQAQQNNQCIEDAALSWMNAHATQLQLKKTFDTNDVTTIKETFATLYAEIKDAPHFDEFFVLDTKKQGSFFTHQGAICASFAEFACSPLFDLPQKLIDALSSARNNASTLSTEIPHQNPLVQGEVEINTTTMGNTELQALYERISTYKDAKLKEQLLAQLKQERPDFKPQIDAKQFLQHVAYGEQIEAEALLQKAPELAQALLKAHDIPFTDYSGRTFTCTAYEYAYWAKDTHMQRMLEKHIQQNEETRSLILTKAQTIEELVTPQAASGLFEHPRPRGLQYTTQDKEGKTITHCEAHFDLTPLKEALKHYLEEHDKNLDKSEADWDVLDKIWIEEVGRAQRDVPAHIAQEYCHPNRSFEDVTKDKALLDAQNPANLKRQLKFYNYETDKYDLWFCPGGYSIDSGLGLSFGILRAAMPCALGLRVGRECDVGVVMDFEAVKAIDEARTCDLRQSLSNLSQPPTAQSSQSHGI